The genome window ACCATTGGGGTGACTCGCGACCGTTGAAGCGCACGAAACCGCAAAGGAAACCAGAACGAGTGCTACACAAAACCTGAATCGTCCCCATTCGCGAGCGCCCCTCTGCATCGAGACTCCGCGCGGCCCCGGGATTGACACCGCGGCGCCTCCATCCCCTTGGATTCGGGCGTCGGTCGCGCCGTGGCGGCGCACACTCCCAGACAAACGAGGACCGCCAGTGGGAGTCAGATCGCTGCAATAAGACCGCCGAGCATGTATAGGCCTTTCAAATCTCATTTGGGCTCGGACGTCACAGCTACTTCAATGGAGCAACCTGAATCGGTTTCTCCATTCCCTTCGTGGCGACTGCACTGCTCTTCCGAGTGTTACAGCAATCGGCCATTTCCGAGCCGCACGACTCGCACTTGTGTTCAGCCACACTGAGCTTGGCTTTGCCGTGCCCGGTTGTGGACCAGACGACACTGCAACCGTCGCAATTGTGCCTTGGGACAAACGATGTCGGAACCCCTCCTGCCATCAGAGCCTTGGCACCCGCTCCCTTCGTCGGTTCGTTCCGTTTCAGCGCGACCAAGGTGTCCGTGCACTTGGGGCAAGTCATTCGTTGGAAGTCCGATCTTGAAACTGGCTTCCATGGCCTCATGAGCAGCATGGCGCCGCCTTTTCCTGAGCGCGTCTCCGGCACCTGACCCAATGCATTATTCAAGGGCAGCAGCAGGAGCGAAGAAAGGAGGCCTGCGAGCGCTCCGATTTGAGTAATGGATGCATTCATGTTTCCTGAGTGTTGATGGTTTCTGTGCGATTCACCGGCTTTGACTGGTGTCTATTCGTGATACGTCAGCGCACCCGCCAGCTCCTCGGCCACTTTTTGTCAACGACTCACCATCCCTTGCTCTGTGTTCATCTTGGATTGGCCTGCGCCGACTCAGCAGACAGCGCCTCGAAGGCGGACGGGAAGTGCGAAAAATTTGCTACGAACAGCACCGCGACGCGGGGAGAGAGGACCTGAATTCGACGCCCATTGCGGAACGGGAACAGCATAGCGGCAACGGCCGCAACCCTCTTGCTCTCACCTTACACAGGCTCGACAATCAGGATCGAGTTGAATCCCCCATGCGGATTCGACACGATCTCCTTCGCGTTGGGGTCGTCAATCCACTCGCCGTCCGCTATAAAGCGGTATTCGTGGCGCCCTGGCGCCAGGCACAGATCCACAACCCAGATCGACTCGCCCAAATGATTCAGGGGCGAGGCGGCCACCTGCCAGTCGTTGAATGAACCTGCGATGAACACTTCGCGAGATTCGGGACGATACAGTTCCAAGCGCACCTGTCGCGTGTTCCCGAGACCTCTCTTCGGCTTGTCGCTTTTTCTCATAGTTCAAGGACTTTCCGTGGGCTAGTTCTGTTTTGTGGAGACACACTGGAACCTCGAACCGGATTTCCCTAAACACATCAATTGCGATCCGGTAGATCATGACGCGCGCTCCATTCCTTAGTACGACCAACAGTAGACAAACCCTCTCGGGCCGGATCCATGACGCTGCTGCGAAGCGATTAGTGGGCCATGGCCCTTGTGCCACAGAATCCTGCACAAGATGGTCCTGCCACCGAGCGTGGCCCTGGGAACCGGCCCAGTCGTCCAAAACGCACGGACTTCAGTCCCGTCTCAGCATCGAGTGTTCGTTTCCGCCCATGTGATGGACGTGCAGGCGGATGACCACAGCGGTAGCATGCAGCAATCGCATGGGCCGCCGCGCCGCTCGGCAGATCGGACGCACAGCGATGGAGGCACGCGCAGAAAGCTAGATACCCCAGTGAATTGAGTAATCAAGACCCGGGGAATGGCGGATCGCAGGACGTTCAGTTCAGTTCTTCGCCTGCCCTGCCGATAAGACTCCCGCATGCAAAGATACGGGCCTGTCCTCAACAATGCTCCCAAGTGTAAGACGCGACTCAGTGCCATTCATGGGACGGGGTTGTTTGCAGGTACGAGAA of Verrucomicrobiia bacterium contains these proteins:
- a CDS encoding glycogen-binding domain-containing protein; the protein is MRKSDKPKRGLGNTRQVRLELYRPESREVFIAGSFNDWQVAASPLNHLGESIWVVDLCLAPGRHEYRFIADGEWIDDPNAKEIVSNPHGGFNSILIVEPV